The Vulgatibacter sp. genome window below encodes:
- a CDS encoding helix-turn-helix domain-containing protein, with protein MTTAPATQVTVGAVLREWRGRRRMSQLGLALDAEISARHLSFVESGRASPSRELLLKLAERLAMPPRAQNRLMLAAGYAPVRTEAAFDAPELEEIRQTVQAILTGHLPFPAIAVDGRWTLLQANASAAALFEGIDPAMLAPPLNVLRLSLHPQGLAPRIVNLAEWRHHVLERLRVHLEGSGDRFLAELHAELSAYPAPPPPKGNRAHPLLAVPLELRMPGSDRVLRFISTTTVFSTATSVTLSELALECFHPADAKTRAALVQQEKESER; from the coding sequence ATGACGACCGCACCCGCGACCCAGGTCACCGTCGGCGCCGTGCTGCGCGAGTGGCGCGGCCGCCGGCGCATGAGCCAGCTCGGCCTCGCGCTCGACGCGGAGATCTCCGCCCGCCACCTGAGCTTCGTCGAAAGTGGCCGGGCGTCCCCAAGCCGCGAGCTGCTGCTCAAGCTCGCGGAACGGCTTGCCATGCCGCCGCGCGCCCAGAACCGCCTGATGCTCGCCGCCGGCTATGCGCCCGTCCGTACCGAGGCCGCCTTCGACGCGCCGGAGCTGGAGGAGATCCGCCAGACCGTGCAGGCGATCCTCACCGGTCACCTGCCCTTTCCCGCCATCGCGGTCGACGGCCGCTGGACCCTGCTGCAGGCGAATGCATCCGCCGCGGCGCTGTTCGAAGGGATCGATCCGGCGATGCTGGCGCCACCGCTCAACGTGCTGCGGCTGAGCCTTCATCCGCAGGGACTCGCGCCGCGGATCGTGAACCTGGCCGAATGGCGCCATCACGTGCTGGAGCGGCTGCGGGTGCACCTGGAGGGTTCGGGGGATCGTTTCCTGGCCGAGCTCCACGCCGAGCTTTCCGCCTACCCCGCGCCGCCTCCACCAAAGGGAAACCGTGCGCATCCATTGCTCGCGGTGCCCCTGGAACTGCGGATGCCGGGAAGCGACCGGGTCCTGCGGTTCATCTCCACCACCACGGTGTTCAGCACCGCCACCAGCGTCACCCTCTCGGAACTGGCGCTGGAGTGTTTCCATCCAGCCGACGCGAAGACGCGGGCGGCCCTCGTGCAGCAAGAGAAGGAGAGCGAGAGATGA
- a CDS encoding putative quinol monooxygenase, producing the protein MSVTYLIEFDVNPGERERFLRLLNGVLDAMRHEAMFVGATLHADPENDNRFLLHETWQSHEDVLTVQLARPYRQEWHAALPELLKGERKISVWTPLRSDRAA; encoded by the coding sequence ATGAGCGTCACCTACCTGATCGAGTTCGACGTGAATCCCGGCGAGCGCGAGCGCTTCCTGCGCCTGCTCAACGGCGTACTGGATGCCATGCGCCACGAGGCGATGTTCGTCGGCGCGACGCTGCATGCCGATCCGGAGAACGACAACCGCTTCCTCCTGCACGAGACCTGGCAGAGCCATGAGGACGTGCTCACGGTGCAGCTCGCCCGGCCCTATCGCCAGGAGTGGCATGCGGCGCTGCCGGAGCTGCTCAAAGGCGAGCGCAAGATCTCCGTCTGGACGCCGCTTCGCAGCGACCGGGCGGCGTGA
- a CDS encoding HIT family protein, with the protein MPTLFTRIIDGELPGRFVWKDDEVVAFMTIAPVKPGHVLVVPRQEIDHWIDMPEALAHRVMTVSQIVGKAIEKAFSPERVGVMVAGLEVPHVHIHLIPIDAIADLDFSKQDRSPDPAQLDQAAEKVRAVLRQMGRKEVAA; encoded by the coding sequence ATGCCCACGCTCTTCACCCGGATCATCGACGGGGAGCTTCCCGGCCGCTTCGTCTGGAAGGACGACGAGGTCGTGGCCTTCATGACCATCGCCCCGGTCAAGCCGGGCCACGTGCTCGTGGTGCCGCGGCAGGAGATCGATCACTGGATCGACATGCCGGAAGCCCTCGCCCACCGGGTGATGACCGTCTCGCAGATCGTGGGCAAGGCGATCGAGAAGGCCTTCTCGCCCGAGCGCGTCGGCGTGATGGTGGCGGGCCTCGAGGTGCCCCACGTCCACATCCACCTCATCCCCATCGACGCCATCGCCGACCTCGACTTCTCCAAGCAGGATCGCAGCCCCGATCCGGCGCAGCTCGATCAGGCAGCCGAGAAGGTCCGCGCCGTCCTCCGCCAGATGGGCCGCAAGGAAGTCGCCGCCTGA
- a CDS encoding M20/M25/M40 family metallo-hydrolase has translation MRVAMAEARPEALPASFVDEAQRLLADLVRIDTSNPGGCERPAAERCAEELRRDGLEPLLLEARKDRTNLVCRLRGSGDLPPLLLTAHLDVVPAGAGWSHPPFGAEIHDGFLWGRGAVDMKHHAAMSVTTLRALAREGRRLRRDVILALTADEESGCDLGATWLVDEHAEKVHAEYALGEVGGFTLHLEGRRFYPIQIAQKGVLWLTARAKGECGHGSMPRQKSAVGTLAAAVAKVASTPLPFHRPEPTRAFLEVVRQTLGFPKGIALGALLQPKIAPRILAALPDRALARTFHAVLANTVSPTVLRAGDKVNVIPGLAEAELDGRTLPGSDGEKLLAELRALVGPEVELEVRRRLPAVEAPADTPLFTALGEAVRRGDPDGIAVPYMVPGFTDALAFSRNGTTYYGFAPVGLPPGIKFAELYHNVDERIPVEGFRWGMRVLHDAVRSFAG, from the coding sequence ATGCGAGTGGCAATGGCTGAGGCCCGGCCGGAGGCGCTGCCGGCCTCCTTCGTCGACGAGGCGCAGCGGCTCCTCGCCGACCTCGTCCGCATCGACACCTCCAACCCCGGCGGCTGCGAGCGCCCGGCTGCCGAGCGCTGCGCCGAGGAGCTGCGGCGCGACGGCCTCGAGCCGCTCCTCCTCGAGGCCCGGAAGGATCGCACCAACCTCGTCTGCCGCCTGCGCGGCAGCGGGGATCTCCCGCCGCTCCTCCTCACCGCCCACCTCGACGTGGTGCCCGCAGGCGCGGGCTGGAGCCACCCGCCCTTCGGCGCGGAGATCCACGACGGCTTCCTCTGGGGCCGCGGCGCGGTGGACATGAAACACCACGCGGCGATGTCGGTGACCACGCTCCGGGCCCTGGCCCGGGAGGGCAGGCGGCTGCGCCGCGACGTGATCCTCGCCCTCACCGCCGACGAGGAGAGCGGTTGTGATCTCGGCGCCACCTGGCTCGTGGACGAGCACGCCGAGAAGGTCCACGCGGAATATGCCCTCGGCGAGGTGGGCGGCTTCACCCTCCACCTCGAGGGACGGCGCTTCTATCCGATCCAGATCGCGCAGAAGGGCGTGCTCTGGCTCACCGCCCGGGCGAAGGGCGAATGTGGCCACGGCTCGATGCCCCGCCAGAAGAGCGCGGTGGGCACCCTGGCCGCCGCCGTGGCGAAGGTGGCCTCCACGCCGCTTCCCTTCCACCGCCCCGAGCCGACCCGGGCCTTCCTCGAGGTGGTGCGGCAGACGCTGGGCTTTCCGAAGGGGATCGCGCTGGGCGCGCTCCTCCAGCCGAAGATCGCCCCGCGGATCCTCGCGGCGCTGCCGGATCGCGCCTTGGCCCGGACCTTCCACGCGGTCCTCGCCAACACCGTCTCGCCGACGGTCTTGCGGGCAGGCGACAAGGTGAACGTGATCCCCGGCCTCGCCGAGGCGGAGCTCGACGGCCGCACGCTGCCGGGCAGCGACGGCGAGAAGCTCCTCGCTGAGCTGCGGGCGCTGGTGGGGCCGGAGGTGGAGCTCGAGGTGCGGCGCCGGCTCCCTGCGGTGGAGGCACCGGCGGACACGCCGCTCTTCACCGCTCTCGGTGAGGCGGTGCGCCGTGGGGATCCGGATGGGATCGCCGTGCCCTACATGGTGCCCGGCTTCACCGACGCGCTTGCCTTCTCGCGCAACGGGACCACCTACTACGGATTCGCGCCGGTCGGGCTTCCGCCCGGGATCAAGTTCGCGGAGCTCTACCACAACGTGGACGAGCGCATTCCGGTGGAGGGTTTCCGCTGGGGCATGCGCGTCCTCCACGATGCGGTGCGATCCTTCGCCGGCTGA
- a CDS encoding aldehyde dehydrogenase family protein yields the protein MRLWDGVGRNRPPPAPAHRTTPQEAPPTVPLDPPTAYGLSALLVLLGRPLVQAGRGPAAFKVALAFAVFFALSVQPFLFGWPDWMYAYALPATELPPAAVAVPFFVAVAGAGAAGAYVSLQLVRGGRTGLATLNVLFGIGLWLATWAATWEQYFHIGTWAEWQQGIATPLAEAASFQLAMNVAGAAQGAAGIGLAAWVIVAGRRAKRRGRIQPDPTAGDWRSLLDAPACAPAPSVIAGEQIGGARPGDGAPLEAVACTPADGIPALLESARSAQAAWAAVAVEERAAALVRLRRRFLRHAEALARLLEEENGRPQAESWITEIVPNGDLFDHWARRGPALLQASPVSLDPTMFAGKRGVIETLPRGVVGLITPWNFPVALPLRTIVPALLAGNAVIWKPSEHAARSAALVHRILAAELPPDLVTLVQGGAEQARRLVGAGVDQVVFVGSPQTGRAVARAAAERLTPVALELGGKDAALVLHDADIERTANGVLWGALANAGQNCAAIERCYVDRRIAPAFVEKLRDRIASLRPGEDVGPLTTEAQRARVEAQLDEARARGVAVEAQGEGQWLRPVLLVDPPEDLALLQDETFGPLLPIVAVDGEEEMVRRANDSAYGLTASIWSKDTARAEVLGRRLHAGVITVNNHGFTGGLPQAPWSGVRGSGGGITGGPQGLAHLTRPRFVLVDRSRAARELWWYPYDASVVRLARGLARLRSGAGLGAIGEVIGGFLGARRRGGAPVDAAWPRGAPRVKEARDASGNG from the coding sequence GTGCGCCTTTGGGACGGCGTCGGGAGGAATCGGCCTCCCCCGGCGCCGGCGCACCGTACAACTCCGCAGGAGGCTCCGCCGACCGTTCCGCTCGATCCACCTACCGCGTACGGCCTCTCGGCGCTGCTGGTCCTCCTCGGCCGCCCCCTGGTGCAGGCGGGACGGGGCCCCGCTGCCTTCAAGGTGGCGCTCGCCTTCGCGGTCTTCTTCGCCCTCTCGGTGCAGCCCTTCCTCTTCGGCTGGCCCGACTGGATGTACGCCTACGCGCTGCCTGCCACGGAGCTACCCCCAGCGGCGGTGGCGGTGCCCTTCTTCGTGGCGGTGGCGGGCGCCGGCGCGGCGGGGGCGTACGTCTCGCTCCAGCTCGTCCGCGGCGGGCGCACGGGCCTCGCCACCCTCAACGTGCTCTTCGGCATCGGCCTCTGGCTCGCCACCTGGGCCGCGACCTGGGAGCAGTACTTCCACATCGGCACCTGGGCCGAATGGCAGCAGGGGATCGCCACGCCGCTCGCAGAGGCTGCGTCGTTCCAGCTGGCGATGAACGTCGCCGGCGCAGCACAGGGCGCAGCCGGGATCGGCCTCGCCGCCTGGGTGATCGTGGCAGGCCGGCGCGCGAAGCGGCGCGGCCGGATCCAGCCCGATCCCACTGCCGGCGACTGGCGCTCTCTGCTCGATGCACCCGCATGCGCGCCGGCGCCGTCGGTGATTGCAGGGGAGCAGATAGGCGGCGCGCGGCCCGGCGACGGCGCGCCTCTCGAGGCCGTCGCCTGCACGCCGGCGGATGGGATCCCCGCGCTCCTCGAGAGCGCGCGGTCGGCGCAGGCGGCGTGGGCCGCGGTCGCCGTCGAGGAGCGGGCCGCGGCGCTCGTGCGGCTCCGCCGTCGTTTCCTGCGCCACGCCGAGGCGCTCGCGCGTCTGCTCGAGGAGGAGAACGGCAGGCCGCAGGCGGAGAGCTGGATCACCGAGATCGTCCCCAACGGCGACCTCTTCGATCATTGGGCCCGGCGCGGTCCCGCGCTGCTCCAGGCTTCGCCGGTGTCGCTCGATCCGACGATGTTCGCGGGCAAGCGCGGCGTGATCGAGACGCTCCCCCGCGGCGTCGTCGGCCTGATCACGCCTTGGAATTTCCCGGTGGCCCTGCCGCTGCGCACCATCGTGCCGGCGCTCCTCGCGGGCAACGCGGTGATCTGGAAGCCCTCCGAGCACGCGGCCCGGAGCGCGGCCCTCGTCCATCGGATCCTCGCGGCGGAGCTGCCACCGGATCTGGTGACGCTGGTGCAGGGCGGCGCCGAACAGGCGCGCCGGCTCGTCGGCGCAGGCGTCGACCAGGTGGTCTTCGTGGGCTCGCCGCAGACGGGACGGGCGGTGGCCCGCGCCGCAGCGGAGCGCCTCACCCCCGTGGCCCTGGAACTCGGCGGCAAGGACGCGGCGCTGGTCCTCCACGACGCGGACATCGAGCGCACCGCCAACGGCGTGCTCTGGGGGGCGCTGGCCAACGCCGGGCAGAATTGCGCGGCGATCGAGCGCTGCTACGTCGACCGCCGCATCGCCCCGGCCTTCGTGGAGAAGCTCCGCGATCGGATCGCCTCCCTGCGACCGGGGGAGGACGTGGGCCCGCTCACGACGGAGGCGCAGCGGGCCCGGGTGGAGGCGCAGCTCGACGAAGCCCGCGCCCGCGGCGTGGCCGTGGAGGCGCAGGGTGAGGGCCAGTGGCTTCGCCCCGTGCTTCTCGTCGATCCGCCGGAGGATCTCGCCCTGCTCCAGGACGAGACCTTCGGTCCGCTGCTGCCAATCGTCGCGGTGGACGGCGAGGAGGAGATGGTCCGCCGGGCCAACGACTCGGCCTATGGCCTCACCGCGAGCATCTGGTCGAAGGACACGGCGCGGGCCGAGGTGCTGGGCCGCAGGCTGCACGCCGGCGTGATCACCGTGAACAACCACGGCTTCACCGGCGGCCTGCCCCAGGCGCCGTGGAGCGGCGTGCGTGGCAGCGGCGGCGGGATCACCGGCGGGCCGCAGGGCCTGGCGCACCTCACCCGCCCACGCTTCGTCCTCGTCGACAGGAGCCGGGCCGCGCGCGAGCTCTGGTGGTACCCCTACGACGCGTCGGTGGTGCGCCTCGCCCGTGGCCTCGCGCGGCTGCGCTCCGGCGCTGGGCTCGGGGCGATCGGCGAGGTGATCGGCGGCTTCCTCGGCGCACGGCGGCGGGGCGGCGCGCCGGTGGACGCGGCGTGGCCACGGGGCGCGCCGCGCGTGAAGGAGGCACGGGATGCGAGTGGCAATGGCTGA
- a CDS encoding M18 family aminopeptidase, with the protein MSLLSQATKAHSTTLDLLDFIGASPTPHHCVAEARRRTAEAGFVHLDESETWKLEAGRGYTVERGGALLAFRVGTEAPAEAGFRIVGAHTDSPNLRIKPQPDVAKEGYLQLGVELYGGVLQYTWFDRDLGLAGRVMLRGEKPGQLEHRLVRIDRPLLRVASVAIHLNREVNKKGLQLNEQNHLPPLLGLSANPTEESLKALLAAELGTDAAAILAWDLSLMDVVPPAVGGLHGEFIFAPRLDNQASSHAALTALLRAPAAKATQLACLFDHEEVGSGSTAGAAGSLAEDVLQRLAEVEGPGAKPGALPRAIARSWQVSADMAHAVHPNYADKHEPQHMPRLNAGPVIKINSQQRYATDAEGAALFESLCQDADVPVQKFVNRTDLACGSTIGPISSARLGVRTVDVGNAMLSMHSIREQAGAEDPERMVAVLTRFYGV; encoded by the coding sequence TTGAGCCTCCTCTCCCAGGCAACGAAGGCCCATTCCACCACCCTCGACCTGCTCGACTTCATCGGCGCGAGCCCGACGCCGCACCATTGCGTCGCCGAGGCCAGGCGCCGGACCGCGGAAGCGGGCTTCGTCCACCTCGACGAGTCGGAGACCTGGAAGCTCGAGGCGGGCAGGGGCTACACGGTCGAGCGCGGCGGCGCGCTCCTCGCCTTCCGGGTCGGTACCGAGGCCCCTGCGGAGGCGGGCTTCCGGATCGTCGGCGCCCACACCGACTCGCCCAACCTGCGGATCAAGCCCCAGCCCGACGTGGCGAAGGAGGGCTACCTCCAGCTCGGCGTCGAGCTCTACGGCGGCGTGCTCCAGTACACCTGGTTCGATCGTGACCTCGGCCTCGCCGGCAGGGTGATGCTCCGGGGCGAGAAGCCCGGCCAGCTCGAGCACCGGCTGGTGCGGATCGACCGGCCGCTGCTCCGCGTGGCCTCGGTCGCGATCCACCTCAACCGCGAGGTGAACAAGAAGGGGCTGCAGCTCAACGAGCAGAACCACCTGCCGCCGCTCCTCGGCCTCTCGGCCAATCCCACCGAGGAGAGCCTCAAAGCGCTGCTCGCAGCGGAGCTCGGCACCGACGCCGCGGCGATCCTCGCCTGGGATCTCTCGCTCATGGACGTGGTGCCCCCTGCGGTCGGCGGCCTCCACGGCGAGTTCATCTTCGCGCCGCGCCTCGACAACCAGGCCTCCTCCCACGCCGCGCTCACCGCGCTCCTGCGGGCGCCGGCAGCGAAGGCGACGCAGCTCGCCTGCCTCTTCGATCACGAGGAGGTCGGCTCCGGCTCCACCGCCGGTGCAGCGGGCTCGCTCGCCGAGGACGTGCTCCAGCGCCTAGCCGAGGTGGAGGGCCCCGGCGCGAAGCCGGGTGCGCTGCCCCGCGCCATCGCCCGCTCCTGGCAGGTCTCGGCCGACATGGCCCACGCCGTCCACCCGAACTACGCCGACAAGCACGAGCCGCAGCACATGCCGCGGCTCAACGCAGGGCCGGTGATCAAGATCAACTCGCAGCAGCGCTACGCCACCGACGCAGAGGGCGCGGCGCTCTTCGAGTCGCTCTGCCAGGACGCCGACGTGCCAGTGCAGAAGTTCGTGAACCGTACCGATCTCGCCTGCGGCTCCACCATCGGCCCGATCTCCTCGGCCCGCCTCGGCGTGCGCACCGTCGACGTGGGCAATGCGATGCTCTCGATGCACTCGATCCGCGAGCAGGCCGGCGCCGAGGATCCGGAGCGGATGGTCGCGGTGCTCACCCGCTTCTACGGCGTCTGA
- the ahcY gene encoding adenosylhomocysteinase yields MNTGLPLISDLPYKVRDLSPESVRFGRKEIELAEHEMPGLMAIRREYAAQQPLKGHRIMGSLHMTIQTAVLIETLVELGADVRWVSCNIFSTQDHAAAAVVAGPGGTAEEPAGVPVFAWKGETLEEYWWCTLQALRWPDGKGPTLIVDDGGDSTMLVHKGYEVSQTGKTVDPSSTEVAEEQIFFTLLRDVHALDSKFWNAIAPGIQGVSEETTTGVHRLYDMQREGTLLFPAINVNDSVTKSKFDNLYGCRHSLVDAIMRATDVMIAGKKCLVLGFGDVGKGSVQSLKGQGARVAVTEIDPICALQACMQGLDVVTIDDVVADVDIFVTATGNKDIITAAHMAQMKHNAIVCNIGHFDNEIDMAGLEKMRAKGEVEKIEIKPQVHEWKFKATGRSIIVLAEGRLVNLGCATGHPSFVMSNSFANQVLAQIDLAKNGKSYGKEVFTLPKALDEKVAELHLAAFGAKLTKLSADQAKYIGVPQNGPFKADHYRY; encoded by the coding sequence ATGAACACGGGTCTCCCGCTGATCTCCGACCTGCCCTACAAGGTCCGCGACCTCTCCCCGGAGTCGGTCCGCTTCGGCCGCAAGGAGATCGAGCTGGCCGAGCACGAGATGCCGGGCCTGATGGCCATCCGCAGGGAGTACGCCGCCCAGCAGCCGCTCAAGGGCCACCGGATCATGGGCTCGCTGCACATGACCATCCAGACCGCCGTGCTCATCGAGACGCTGGTGGAGCTGGGCGCGGACGTGCGCTGGGTCTCCTGCAACATCTTCTCGACCCAGGACCACGCCGCCGCCGCGGTGGTGGCAGGCCCTGGCGGCACCGCCGAGGAGCCCGCCGGCGTCCCCGTCTTCGCCTGGAAGGGCGAGACCCTCGAGGAGTATTGGTGGTGCACCCTGCAGGCGCTCCGCTGGCCGGACGGCAAGGGCCCCACGCTGATCGTCGACGACGGCGGCGACTCGACCATGCTCGTGCACAAGGGCTACGAGGTCAGCCAGACCGGCAAGACCGTCGATCCCTCCTCCACCGAGGTGGCCGAGGAGCAGATCTTCTTCACCCTGCTCCGCGACGTGCACGCGCTCGATTCGAAGTTCTGGAACGCGATCGCCCCCGGTATCCAGGGCGTCTCCGAGGAGACCACCACCGGTGTGCACCGCCTCTACGACATGCAGCGCGAGGGGACGCTCCTCTTCCCCGCGATCAACGTCAACGACTCGGTGACCAAGTCGAAGTTCGACAACCTCTACGGCTGCCGCCACTCGCTGGTCGACGCGATCATGCGCGCCACCGACGTGATGATCGCCGGCAAGAAGTGCCTCGTCCTCGGCTTCGGCGACGTGGGCAAGGGCTCGGTGCAGTCGCTCAAGGGCCAGGGAGCCCGCGTGGCCGTCACCGAGATCGATCCGATCTGCGCGCTCCAGGCCTGCATGCAGGGCCTCGACGTGGTGACCATCGACGACGTGGTCGCCGACGTGGACATCTTCGTCACCGCCACCGGCAACAAGGACATCATCACCGCCGCCCACATGGCGCAGATGAAGCACAACGCCATCGTCTGCAACATCGGCCACTTCGACAACGAGATCGACATGGCCGGTCTCGAGAAGATGCGGGCGAAGGGCGAGGTCGAGAAGATCGAGATCAAGCCCCAGGTCCACGAGTGGAAGTTCAAGGCAACCGGCCGCTCGATCATCGTGCTCGCCGAGGGCCGCCTCGTGAACCTCGGCTGCGCCACCGGCCACCCGAGCTTCGTGATGTCGAACTCCTTCGCCAACCAGGTCCTCGCCCAGATCGACCTGGCGAAGAACGGCAAGAGCTACGGGAAGGAAGTCTTCACGCTCCCCAAGGCCCTCGACGAGAAGGTCGCCGAGCTCCACCTCGCCGCCTTCGGCGCCAAGCTGACGAAGCTCAGCGCCGACCAGGCGAAGTACATCGGCGTGCCGCAGAACGGCCCCTTCAAGGCCGACCACTACCGCTACTGA
- a CDS encoding chemotaxis protein CheB — protein sequence MSALPLDSRLAGVRIAAIGASAGAIDALVSLLPALPRGLPFPVLLVVHVAADRTSLLPEVLARHCALPVVHASGGELLLPGKVYVAPPAHHLLVDAGGRAVLSDAPPVRFARPAVDSLFESVARCYGKAALGVVLTGANTDGAKGLAAIARSGGVTVVQSPDEAAVDSMPNAAIAAANPDRVLPLAGIGRLLATAGSSAATPLRHRPRLLLVDDIPENLVALEALLGEEDVEILPARSGREALELLLAHEVALALVDVHMPELDGFELAELMRGSARTRNVPIIFVTAGAREQARIFRGYEAGAVDYLLKPIEPLVLRNKVRTFLQLYRQRQQLGEQVEQLQRATAEKQRLVEELSETLRLNELFLAALGHDLRSPITAISVSAQLLGRASKEEQTRRIATRIGSSSKVMTQMIESLLDVAQARSGGGLRLRTERLDLGAVADAALGEVRAAAADRQVEVHATGSLEGVWDPSRIHRVLSNLLGNALRHGAADAPVRLELDGAAADRVAVRVQNGGAIPPPLLATLFDPFRTNERGEGLGLGLYIVREIALAHGGAVTVRSTPEEGTCVEVTLRRAVAGHGEAAAAEDADERRPAITTT from the coding sequence ATGAGCGCCCTTCCTCTCGATAGCCGCCTCGCCGGCGTTCGCATCGCCGCCATCGGCGCCTCCGCCGGCGCGATCGACGCCCTCGTCTCGCTGCTCCCCGCGCTACCCCGCGGCCTGCCGTTTCCGGTGCTCCTGGTGGTCCACGTCGCCGCCGACCGGACCAGCCTGCTGCCGGAGGTGCTCGCGCGCCACTGCGCGCTGCCGGTGGTCCATGCGAGCGGCGGCGAGCTCCTCTTGCCGGGGAAGGTCTACGTCGCGCCGCCGGCCCACCACCTCCTCGTCGACGCAGGGGGCCGGGCCGTGCTCTCGGACGCGCCGCCGGTCCGCTTCGCCCGCCCCGCCGTCGATTCGCTCTTCGAGTCGGTGGCGCGCTGCTACGGGAAGGCGGCGCTGGGCGTGGTTCTCACCGGCGCCAACACCGACGGAGCGAAGGGGCTCGCCGCCATCGCGCGCAGCGGCGGCGTAACGGTGGTCCAATCTCCCGACGAGGCGGCGGTGGACTCGATGCCGAACGCCGCCATCGCCGCTGCCAACCCCGACCGCGTGCTCCCGCTCGCGGGGATCGGCCGCCTCCTCGCCACGGCGGGGAGCTCCGCCGCCACCCCGCTGCGGCACCGGCCGCGCCTGCTCCTCGTCGACGACATCCCGGAGAACCTGGTGGCGCTCGAGGCGCTGCTCGGCGAGGAGGACGTCGAGATCCTGCCGGCGCGATCGGGGCGGGAGGCGCTCGAGCTGCTCCTCGCCCACGAGGTGGCGCTGGCGCTGGTCGACGTCCACATGCCGGAGCTGGACGGCTTCGAGCTCGCGGAGCTGATGCGGGGCAGCGCCCGCACCCGCAACGTCCCGATCATCTTCGTCACCGCCGGCGCCAGGGAGCAGGCCCGGATCTTCCGTGGCTACGAGGCGGGGGCGGTCGACTACCTGCTCAAACCGATCGAGCCGCTGGTGCTGCGCAACAAGGTCCGCACCTTCCTGCAGCTCTACCGGCAGCGCCAGCAGCTGGGCGAGCAGGTCGAGCAGCTGCAGCGGGCCACGGCGGAGAAGCAGCGGCTGGTCGAGGAGCTCAGCGAGACGCTCCGCCTGAACGAGCTCTTCCTCGCTGCCCTGGGCCACGATCTGCGCTCGCCGATCACCGCGATCTCGGTCTCCGCCCAGCTCCTCGGGCGGGCCTCGAAGGAGGAGCAGACCCGGCGCATCGCCACCCGGATCGGCTCGAGCAGCAAGGTGATGACCCAGATGATCGAGTCGCTCCTCGACGTGGCGCAGGCTCGGAGCGGCGGCGGTCTGCGTCTGCGTACCGAGCGGCTCGATCTCGGGGCCGTGGCCGACGCGGCGCTCGGCGAGGTCCGGGCCGCAGCAGCCGATCGGCAGGTCGAAGTGCATGCCACCGGATCGCTGGAGGGTGTCTGGGATCCCTCCCGCATCCACCGCGTGCTCTCCAACCTCCTCGGCAACGCCCTCCGCCACGGCGCCGCCGACGCACCCGTGCGCCTCGAGCTCGACGGCGCCGCGGCGGACCGTGTGGCGGTGCGGGTCCAGAACGGCGGCGCGATTCCGCCGCCACTGCTGGCGACCCTCTTCGACCCCTTCCGCACCAACGAGCGGGGCGAGGGGTTGGGGCTCGGCCTCTACATCGTCCGGGAGATCGCCTTGGCCCACGGTGGCGCGGTCACGGTGCGGTCGACGCCGGAGGAGGGCACCTGCGTCGAGGTGACGCTCCGGCGTGCCGTCGCCGGCCACGGCGAGGCGGCTGCAGCGGAGGACGCCGACGAGCGGCGGCCCGCCATCACCACCACCTAG
- a CDS encoding CheR family methyltransferase — MEPSFAELELDLFLEAILRSYQHDFRGYSRASLRRRIEQALLLHECATISELQGRILRDPALFARLVPQLTVQVSEMFRDPSYFRSIREQVVPVLRTYPSLKVWVAGCSTGEEAWSLAILLQEEGLLERTVLYATDINHESLEQAERGIYPIDRIASFSANYRAAGGRGSLSDHYTASYGGARFDKRLRQRIVFSDHSLSTDNVFAEVHLVSCRNVLIYFDRALQDRAISLFDESLVRRGFLGLGSKETLRFSAHADTFEELVRVDRIYRKK, encoded by the coding sequence ATGGAGCCGTCGTTCGCAGAGCTGGAGCTCGATCTCTTCCTCGAGGCGATCCTGCGCTCCTACCAGCACGACTTCCGGGGCTACAGCCGCGCCTCCCTGCGCCGGCGGATCGAGCAGGCGCTGCTCCTCCACGAATGCGCCACCATCTCCGAGCTGCAGGGGCGGATCCTCCGCGACCCGGCGCTCTTCGCCAGGCTCGTGCCGCAGCTCACCGTGCAGGTGAGCGAGATGTTCCGCGACCCGAGCTACTTCCGATCGATCCGCGAGCAGGTGGTGCCGGTGCTCCGCACCTATCCCTCGCTGAAGGTCTGGGTGGCGGGCTGCAGCACCGGCGAGGAGGCCTGGTCGCTCGCGATCCTCCTCCAGGAGGAAGGCCTGCTCGAGCGCACCGTCCTCTACGCCACCGACATCAACCACGAGAGCCTCGAGCAGGCGGAGCGGGGCATCTACCCGATCGACCGCATCGCCTCCTTCAGCGCCAACTACCGCGCCGCCGGCGGCAGGGGCTCGCTCTCCGACCACTACACGGCGAGCTACGGCGGCGCCCGCTTCGACAAAAGGCTCCGCCAGCGGATCGTCTTCTCCGACCACAGCCTCTCCACCGACAACGTCTTCGCCGAGGTGCACCTCGTCTCCTGCCGCAACGTGCTCATCTACTTCGATCGCGCGCTGCAGGATCGGGCCATCTCGCTCTTCGACGAGTCGCTGGTCCGCAGGGGATTCCTAGGCCTCGGGTCGAAGGAGACCCTGCGCTTCTCCGCCCACGCCGATACCTTCGAGGAGTTGGTCCGTGTGGATCGGATCTACCGCAAGAAATGA